In Calothrix sp. PCC 7507, one DNA window encodes the following:
- a CDS encoding HEAT repeat domain-containing protein — MTEELIRAVTLADTPARMVDAVQNLAAARDAAAIPTLIAVFGYNNPAAAAIAAAGLIELGEVAVPQLLEQIDDYNYGARAYSIRTLAAIADPRALDVLITIAATDFAPTVRRAAAKGLGNLHWHQLSVPDSQTALTRALSTLLSISQDSDWSIRYAAVVGLQALAKIPELRHPIRARLEEMLASDPEKAVRSRVYLAHSQ, encoded by the coding sequence ATGACAGAAGAACTAATTCGTGCTGTCACCCTTGCAGACACACCTGCGCGCATGGTGGACGCAGTGCAAAACTTAGCAGCAGCAAGAGATGCAGCGGCAATTCCCACCTTAATAGCCGTGTTTGGTTATAACAACCCAGCAGCAGCAGCAATAGCAGCAGCTGGCCTAATAGAGTTGGGAGAGGTGGCAGTGCCTCAATTGCTAGAACAGATAGATGATTATAACTATGGCGCGCGGGCTTATTCGATTCGCACTTTAGCAGCGATCGCCGACCCTCGCGCCTTAGATGTATTGATCACCATAGCAGCTACTGACTTTGCCCCCACTGTTCGCCGTGCCGCAGCCAAAGGACTAGGTAACTTACACTGGCATCAGCTAAGTGTTCCCGACAGCCAGACAGCACTCACAAGAGCATTGTCAACCTTGCTATCCATTTCCCAAGACTCAGACTGGTCAATTCGTTACGCAGCTGTTGTTGGTTTACAAGCCTTAGCAAAGATACCTGAGTTACGACACCCTATTCGGGCTAGACTCGAAGAAATGCTAGCAAGTGATCCCGAGAAGGCAGTCCGATCTCGCGTGTATTTGGCTCACAGCCAATAG
- a CDS encoding phycobilisome rod-core linker polypeptide, whose product MSIPLLSYSPTTQNQRVDGYEVPNEDTPTIYRLAAATSNKDIDAIIWAAYRQIFSEHLIIKSNRQTFLESQLRNRAINVRDFIRGLGKSEVFRTQVADINSNYRLVDIVLKRFLGRAAYNKDEEIAWSIVIGTKGLHGFIDALLDSEEYLQNFGDDIVPYQRRRFGERPFNLANPRYASYWRDRQTLTYLGGRSFYTARISGETEKTAIRQGIPDNFFALAGQILTPQNNYQRTSATAISYIRDVQLSDTSSEPATAIAGQPAVSKPTVKPTAVSLPYRYIPGIKTN is encoded by the coding sequence ATGTCAATACCACTACTTTCATATTCTCCTACAACTCAAAATCAGCGTGTAGATGGTTACGAAGTACCCAACGAAGACACGCCAACAATTTATCGTTTAGCAGCAGCTACTTCCAATAAAGATATTGACGCCATCATTTGGGCTGCATATCGGCAAATTTTTAGCGAACACCTAATTATCAAAAGCAACCGTCAAACCTTTTTAGAATCTCAACTGCGAAATCGGGCAATCAACGTCCGAGATTTTATCCGGGGATTGGGTAAATCCGAAGTTTTCCGTACACAGGTAGCAGACATCAACTCTAACTACCGCTTAGTTGATATCGTCTTAAAACGGTTTTTAGGACGCGCCGCCTACAATAAAGACGAGGAAATTGCCTGGTCGATTGTGATTGGTACCAAGGGATTACATGGTTTCATCGACGCCTTACTAGACTCTGAAGAGTACCTGCAAAACTTTGGCGATGACATCGTACCCTATCAGCGTCGTCGTTTTGGAGAACGACCTTTTAACTTAGCGAACCCCCGCTATGCTTCTTACTGGCGCGATCGCCAGACCTTAACATATTTAGGAGGACGTTCCTTCTATACCGCCCGCATCTCAGGAGAAACTGAGAAGACAGCTATTCGTCAAGGAATTCCCGATAATTTCTTCGCACTAGCAGGGCAAATCCTTACTCCCCAAAATAATTACCAGCGCACATCCGCCACAGCAATTTCCTATATCAGAGACGTTCAGCTTTCAGATACCAGTAGCGAACCTGCAACAGCCATAGCCGGTCAACCTGCGGTAAGCAAGCCAACCGTCAAACCCACAGCAGTTTCTCTACCCTATCGTTACATTCCTGGAATCAAAACAAATTAA
- a CDS encoding phycobilisome rod-core linker polypeptide — MTIPLLEYKPSSQNQRVAGYEVPNEDTPRIYRIEDYALEGEVQELIWAAYRQVFSEHVILKFYRQGNLESQLKNKAITVRDFIRGLAKSEAFKTLVIKSNSNYRLVELALKRLLGRAPYNKDEEIAWSIKIATLGWDGFVDVLLETQEYQSNFGENIVPYQRRRYKDRPFNLVTPRYGNYWRDKLEDERYKSGDIKNFLELASSIQIRPLVYARVNLANIQIPDTTRNTKPEGVAVSISPSTNFPVR; from the coding sequence ATGACAATACCTTTACTAGAATACAAACCCAGTTCCCAAAACCAGCGGGTTGCTGGTTACGAAGTACCTAACGAAGACACTCCCAGAATTTACCGCATCGAAGACTATGCTTTGGAAGGCGAAGTCCAAGAACTAATTTGGGCTGCTTACCGCCAAGTTTTCAGCGAACATGTGATCCTGAAATTCTATCGCCAAGGCAATCTCGAATCTCAGCTGAAGAATAAAGCAATTACCGTGCGCGACTTCATCCGGGGTCTAGCTAAATCCGAGGCTTTTAAGACTTTAGTCATCAAGTCAAACTCCAACTATCGCCTCGTAGAACTTGCCCTCAAACGGCTTTTAGGTCGTGCGCCTTACAACAAAGACGAAGAAATTGCTTGGTCAATCAAAATAGCTACCCTCGGCTGGGACGGCTTCGTTGATGTTTTGCTAGAGACTCAAGAATATCAAAGCAACTTTGGTGAGAATATAGTTCCCTACCAACGCCGTCGCTATAAAGATAGACCATTTAATCTAGTGACACCCCGCTATGGGAACTACTGGCGCGATAAGCTAGAAGATGAGCGCTATAAGTCTGGCGATATCAAGAACTTCCTAGAATTAGCAAGTTCTATCCAGATTCGCCCGCTAGTCTATGCACGAGTCAATCTGGCCAATATCCAAATCCCTGACACCACCAGAAATACAAAACCTGAAGGTGTCGCCGTTTCCATCAGTCCCAGCACTAATTTCCCAGTACGGTAA
- a CDS encoding phycobilisome rod-core linker polypeptide has translation MVLPLLEYKPTTQNHRVRNFGTADLNEDTPYLYRLETANSPGEIQALIWAAYRQIFNEQEILKFNRQITLETQLKNRSITVKDFIRGLVKSERFYELVVTPNSNYRLVEICLKRILGRTPYNRQEEIAWSIQIATKGWGGFVDALIDSAEYDQVFGDYTLPYQRQRRNTDRPFSFTPRYGADYRERAGIVRNRWYVQTYQTSAKNVDWGALSAVLVAITLGITFLLILNWFGISSVQ, from the coding sequence ATGGTACTACCTCTACTCGAATATAAACCCACAACTCAAAACCATAGAGTTCGGAACTTCGGCACGGCTGACTTAAACGAAGATACTCCTTATCTCTATCGTCTGGAAACTGCTAACTCTCCTGGCGAAATCCAAGCACTGATTTGGGCAGCCTATCGCCAAATCTTCAACGAACAGGAGATTCTCAAATTTAACCGCCAAATTACCTTGGAAACACAACTAAAAAATCGGTCAATTACAGTCAAGGATTTTATCCGAGGCTTAGTTAAATCAGAGCGGTTTTATGAATTAGTTGTGACACCAAATAGCAATTATCGGTTAGTAGAAATCTGCCTGAAGCGGATATTGGGACGCACTCCCTATAATCGCCAAGAAGAAATTGCTTGGTCTATTCAAATAGCTACTAAAGGTTGGGGCGGGTTTGTAGATGCCCTAATTGACAGTGCAGAATACGATCAAGTCTTTGGTGATTACACCTTACCTTATCAGCGCCAACGGCGAAATACAGACCGACCGTTCAGCTTTACCCCCAGGTATGGTGCTGACTATCGTGAACGGGCAGGTATCGTCAGGAACAGGTGGTATGTCCAAACATATCAAACATCTGCAAAGAATGTTGATTGGGGTGCATTATCAGCTGTTTTAGTGGCAATCACCTTAGGCATCACCTTCTTACTCATCCTAAATTGGTTCGGAATCAGTTCTGTCCAATAA
- a CDS encoding phycobilisome rod-core linker polypeptide, giving the protein MALPLLQYKPSSQNHRVKSFGVADQNENTPYIYRIEDVSSYTDIQNIIWAAYRQVFSEHEILKFNRQKQLESQLKNGSLSVRDFIRGLAKSEAFYRLVVSVNNNYRLVDITLKRLLGRSAYNREEEIAWSIVIGTKGFSGFVDAIVDSEEYSQSFGENTVPYQRKRLEGRPHNLVTPRYGEAFQDKVGTVTTDWRFTVEKFYTRKFQEKRLPEGDPRKYADVAAEITTSGNYAQRISAFSIDYLAAVPYRGGSRR; this is encoded by the coding sequence ATGGCACTGCCATTACTTCAATACAAACCAAGCAGTCAAAATCATCGGGTTAAAAGCTTTGGCGTCGCTGACCAAAACGAAAATACACCATATATCTACCGGATCGAAGATGTCAGTTCATACACAGACATCCAGAATATTATTTGGGCTGCTTATCGCCAAGTTTTCAGCGAACACGAAATTCTGAAGTTCAACCGCCAAAAGCAGTTGGAATCTCAATTGAAAAATGGTTCACTTTCTGTGCGCGACTTCATCCGAGGTTTAGCTAAATCCGAGGCGTTCTATCGTCTGGTTGTCTCAGTCAACAACAACTACCGTCTAGTAGATATTACTCTCAAGCGGTTGTTGGGACGTTCAGCCTACAACAGAGAAGAAGAAATTGCTTGGTCTATTGTCATTGGCACCAAGGGTTTTAGTGGCTTTGTTGATGCGATCGTGGACTCTGAAGAGTACAGCCAAAGCTTTGGCGAAAATACCGTACCCTACCAACGCAAGCGTTTAGAAGGTCGTCCCCACAACTTGGTCACTCCTCGCTACGGCGAAGCTTTCCAAGACAAAGTTGGTACCGTCACAACCGACTGGCGCTTTACCGTGGAGAAATTCTACACCCGCAAATTCCAAGAAAAGCGTCTTCCAGAAGGCGACCCACGCAAATATGCAGATGTCGCAGCTGAAATTACCACCAGTGGTAACTACGCGCAAAGAATCTCTGCTTTTAGCATCGATTATCTTGCCGCAGTTCCTTACCGTGGTGGTAGCAGACGCTAG
- the gloB gene encoding hydroxyacylglutathione hydrolase gives MQVIRLKALSDNYIFLLHDCTHNIAAVVDPAEAEPVLQHLAELKAELVAIFNTHHHHDHVGGNQQLIQKFPQVTVYGGAEDRGRIPGQQVFLQDGSRVQFADRVAEVIFVPGHTRAHIAYYFPPQDVGETGDLFCGDTLFAGGCGRLFEGTPSQMVESLNKLRSLPDNTHVWCAHEYTLKNLQFALTVDAGNTDLQERYDEVEAYRSRGEATVPSLLGVEKLTNPFLRWEQPSLQLAVKSNDPVQTFARIRGLKDKF, from the coding sequence ATGCAGGTCATTCGTCTTAAGGCGCTCTCGGACAACTACATATTCTTGCTGCATGACTGCACACATAATATTGCGGCTGTTGTTGATCCAGCTGAAGCGGAACCAGTGCTGCAGCACCTTGCAGAACTAAAAGCAGAGTTGGTGGCGATTTTTAACACACACCACCATCACGACCATGTGGGTGGTAATCAGCAACTAATCCAAAAATTTCCCCAAGTGACAGTTTATGGTGGAGCCGAGGATCGAGGAAGAATTCCCGGACAGCAAGTGTTTTTGCAAGATGGTTCGCGTGTTCAGTTTGCTGACAGAGTCGCTGAAGTTATCTTTGTTCCTGGACATACTCGCGCTCACATAGCTTATTACTTTCCTCCTCAAGATGTTGGTGAAACAGGGGATTTATTTTGCGGTGATACTTTGTTTGCTGGCGGTTGTGGGCGCTTATTTGAAGGGACACCGTCACAAATGGTAGAGTCTTTAAATAAACTTCGGTCTTTACCTGATAATACGCATGTTTGGTGCGCCCACGAGTACACCTTAAAAAATCTGCAATTTGCTCTCACGGTTGATGCTGGTAACACTGATTTACAAGAGCGCTACGATGAGGTAGAGGCATACCGTAGTCGGGGAGAAGCTACTGTTCCCTCATTATTGGGAGTAGAGAAACTTACAAATCCTTTTTTACGTTGGGAGCAACCGTCATTACAATTAGCTGTGAAGAGTAATGACCCAGTGCAAACTTTTGCCCGTATACGGGGATTGAAAGATAAATTTTAG
- a CDS encoding glycosyltransferase family 4 protein, with protein sequence MKVSIIVSDLSSAGAGRWGGGGVRSFLLAQALQKLAYEVEILGFVFGDESAAISQSDIPVHQVTGSHYPSFFKTALNLLKKIDGDIIYAMRPKATTFGLSLLKNLHRRHPQKLILDIDDWELSWHGGEKWQYRPSIKQFAKDIIKQDGALRYPDHPLYLKWMEGIVDKADAITIHTKFLQQRFSGVYVPNGKDTNLFNPEHYDPEKSRASYGLTGYRILMFPGAPRPYKGVEDVLIALEQLNQPDLRLVIVGGSPYDDYDSHLIEKWGRWIIKLAKYPSNMMPEIVAAAHIIVVPQRNTPAALAQFPLKITDGMAMAKPVLATKVGDIPEILGETGYLVDPACPEQLAEKIQFIFQNFDEAQKLGKLARKRCIDYYSIDAMAEILSHTIQKL encoded by the coding sequence TTGAAAGTTTCAATAATTGTCAGCGATCTATCAAGTGCTGGAGCCGGAAGATGGGGAGGTGGAGGTGTACGTTCATTTTTGCTAGCTCAGGCTCTCCAAAAACTTGCATATGAAGTAGAAATTTTGGGATTTGTATTCGGTGACGAATCAGCAGCAATTTCTCAATCAGATATTCCTGTTCATCAAGTTACTGGCAGTCACTATCCAAGTTTTTTCAAGACAGCTTTAAATCTGCTAAAAAAAATTGATGGGGATATCATTTATGCAATGAGACCAAAAGCAACAACCTTTGGTTTATCTCTGCTGAAAAATTTACATCGGCGTCATCCTCAGAAATTGATATTAGATATAGACGACTGGGAACTCAGTTGGCATGGTGGTGAAAAGTGGCAGTATCGCCCCAGCATAAAGCAATTTGCCAAAGATATTATCAAACAAGATGGTGCTTTAAGATATCCCGATCATCCGCTTTATTTAAAATGGATGGAAGGCATAGTAGATAAGGCGGATGCTATTACAATTCACACTAAATTTCTGCAACAACGTTTTAGTGGTGTTTATGTCCCTAATGGTAAAGATACTAATCTATTTAATCCTGAACACTACGATCCTGAAAAGAGTAGAGCAAGTTATGGGCTAACTGGATATCGGATTTTAATGTTTCCTGGCGCTCCCAGACCTTACAAAGGAGTAGAAGATGTATTAATAGCTTTAGAGCAACTAAATCAGCCAGATTTAAGATTAGTAATTGTTGGTGGTAGTCCTTACGATGATTATGATAGTCATCTCATAGAAAAATGGGGACGTTGGATTATCAAGCTAGCGAAATATCCATCAAATATGATGCCTGAAATTGTCGCAGCTGCTCACATTATTGTTGTACCACAGCGAAATACCCCAGCGGCTCTAGCACAGTTTCCATTGAAAATAACTGACGGGATGGCAATGGCAAAACCAGTTTTAGCAACAAAAGTGGGAGATATTCCAGAAATTTTAGGTGAAACTGGTTATCTAGTTGATCCTGCTTGTCCGGAACAACTAGCTGAAAAAATCCAATTTATATTCCAGAATTTTGATGAAGCTCAAAAGTTAGGAAAGTTGGCAAGAAAAAGATGCATAGACTATTACAGCATTGATGCTATGGCAGAAATACTTTCCCATACTATTCAAAAATTATAG
- a CDS encoding ABC transporter ATP-binding protein, translated as MFKNQTLLYFIKPYPGMIILTIILGFSGGLFNGISTALIVPVVLKIVGQEVNLGSAPGILKAIMLPFDHISEEYRLLAMSGAIILIILLKNAASYFSILSSSALKRTLASDMRDAGVQLLLEVDINYFTKMKLGDLINRLGVEISRAATSISNAIKLIVLVITILVFVIILLSISWQLTIGSTILLSFIALANQYAISRSKFFGKQLSEMSKAYTNMMIETLSGIRLVKASGNEDRTYKKIKYLIGEHEKAEFESQVNSQIIGPVSEVLGITALLMIVFLSRTLFANEITSLSSVLLTYLLVLLRLLPLIAQLNSLRSTFANNAASVDIVTEFLQRDNKPFMLKGKLNCGKLQEGVHFNCISFAYPNQEKLVVKDVDLYLPRGTTLALVGSSGAGKSTLADLLPRFYDPISGCITFDGVDIRDFDLKSLRQTMGIVSQDTFLFNDSIRSNIAYARPDSSDDEIIAAAKQANAYEFIIKLPQGLNTLVGDRGVMLSGGQRQRIAIARALLQNPEILILDEATSALDTVSERLVQAAIDDLSRDRTTLVIAHRLSTVQKAHQIAVLDQGHVVEVGTHDELLQKGGYYLKLYSMQFGKNAEPAIKFNQVFIQISYEIRTRLNSMIGCLRLLIDEMVDDVKERQELLEESYKSALRILTGIEVFEESIKLRNKLNSSSVIEENNHLDKTLICIFDEIRIKLNNRLAILASLADGLVDNLQEQNELITDSYDLAIDLLNKIEILEKE; from the coding sequence ATGTTTAAGAATCAAACATTGTTATATTTTATTAAGCCTTACCCAGGCATGATTATATTGACAATAATATTAGGATTTTCTGGAGGTTTATTTAACGGAATTAGTACAGCACTAATTGTGCCAGTTGTCCTGAAAATTGTGGGACAAGAAGTCAATTTAGGTAGTGCGCCTGGTATTCTCAAAGCAATTATGTTGCCGTTTGATCATATTTCAGAAGAGTACAGATTATTGGCAATGTCTGGAGCAATTATATTAATAATTTTACTCAAAAATGCAGCTAGTTACTTTAGTATTTTGTCATCGAGCGCTTTAAAGCGAACGCTAGCATCAGATATGCGAGATGCTGGTGTGCAATTATTGCTAGAAGTTGACATAAATTATTTTACCAAGATGAAATTGGGTGATTTAATTAACCGACTTGGTGTAGAAATATCTCGTGCAGCTACTTCTATAAGTAATGCGATAAAGTTAATTGTATTAGTAATTACGATTTTAGTTTTTGTGATTATATTGTTGTCAATTTCCTGGCAATTGACAATAGGTTCAACAATTTTACTTTCTTTTATAGCCTTAGCAAATCAGTATGCAATTTCCCGTTCAAAGTTTTTTGGGAAGCAACTATCTGAAATGTCTAAGGCTTATACAAATATGATGATAGAAACACTAAGTGGAATTCGCTTAGTCAAGGCAAGTGGTAATGAAGACAGAACTTATAAAAAGATAAAATATTTAATTGGTGAACACGAAAAAGCGGAATTTGAATCTCAAGTTAATTCCCAAATAATTGGGCCGGTTAGTGAAGTACTGGGGATTACGGCTTTACTCATGATTGTGTTTTTAAGTCGGACTCTCTTTGCTAATGAGATTACATCTCTTTCATCTGTACTGCTCACATATTTATTAGTATTACTACGACTTTTGCCGTTGATTGCTCAGTTAAATAGCCTTCGCAGTACCTTTGCTAATAATGCTGCCAGTGTTGATATAGTGACTGAATTTTTACAACGAGATAATAAACCGTTTATGCTTAAGGGTAAGCTTAACTGCGGGAAATTACAGGAAGGTGTACATTTCAATTGCATTTCTTTTGCCTACCCTAATCAGGAAAAGTTGGTGGTGAAGGATGTAGATTTATATTTACCGCGTGGTACAACTCTGGCTTTAGTAGGTAGTTCTGGTGCAGGTAAATCGACATTGGCAGATTTGTTACCTAGATTTTATGATCCAATATCTGGCTGTATTACCTTTGACGGTGTTGATATACGCGATTTTGATCTCAAATCCCTACGCCAGACAATGGGAATTGTTAGTCAGGATACGTTTTTATTCAATGACTCAATCCGGAGTAACATTGCTTACGCACGTCCTGATTCCAGTGATGATGAAATTATCGCTGCAGCCAAGCAGGCAAATGCTTATGAGTTTATTATCAAATTACCCCAAGGATTAAATACTTTGGTTGGCGATCGCGGTGTGATGTTGTCTGGTGGACAGAGACAAAGAATAGCGATCGCTCGTGCGTTACTACAAAATCCAGAAATTCTGATTCTTGATGAAGCCACTAGTGCTTTAGATACCGTTTCTGAACGTTTGGTACAAGCTGCGATTGATGATCTGAGTCGCGATCGCACAACTTTAGTCATTGCTCATCGTCTTTCTACTGTCCAAAAAGCTCATCAAATTGCCGTTTTAGATCAAGGACATGTGGTAGAAGTAGGAACCCATGATGAACTGTTACAAAAAGGTGGTTATTACTTAAAACTCTACTCAATGCAATTTGGTAAAAATGCGGAACCAGCAATAAAATTTAATCAGGTTTTTATTCAGATTTCTTACGAAATTCGGACGCGACTCAATTCTATGATTGGTTGCTTGAGATTATTGATAGATGAAATGGTGGATGACGTTAAAGAACGGCAAGAATTACTTGAAGAATCCTACAAATCAGCATTGAGAATTCTCACTGGTATTGAAGTTTTTGAAGAGAGTATTAAACTGCGAAATAAATTAAATTCCTCGTCAGTAATAGAGGAAAATAATCATTTAGATAAAACATTAATTTGTATTTTTGATGAAATTCGGATCAAGCTAAATAACAGGCTTGCCATACTAGCTTCACTTGCAGATGGTCTAGTTGATAATCTTCAAGAACAAAATGAATTAATTACTGATTCCTATGATTTGGCTATAGATTTACTCAATAAAATTGAGATTCTAGAGAAAGAATAG
- a CDS encoding glycosyltransferase — protein sequence MKKIAVFHPYFLGGGAETVALWILQALQDQYEITLFTIGKIDFESLNLMYGTSLSNQSVKVINLVPDFFSHISYFLIANNKEMRMLFLHLLMRFFKKNSHNYDLVLSAYNAMDLGKIGIQYIHMTKVLEGTSFYRKISTFSEEQIPKNISIANSYHIANRAKEIYGVDAKVVFPPVVMNIQNIPWSEKENAFICSGRIVKAKEPHRVIKILKLVREQGFDVKLHITGGGGGVYGWQYNNLIKKLVEENSSWITLHKGLPYEEYTQLLAKCKYGIHYKKEPFGISIAEMVKAGAIPFVRSQGGQVEIVGQHNDELFFNNEQEAVDKIINVLSNPLKQNQLVASLTTQINLFSTHKFMSEISEVVSSYFEGNVVVPTTLAI from the coding sequence ATGAAAAAAATAGCAGTTTTTCACCCCTATTTTTTAGGTGGTGGCGCAGAAACAGTGGCATTATGGATTCTTCAAGCACTGCAAGATCAATATGAAATAACCCTATTTACAATTGGAAAAATTGATTTTGAAAGCCTCAATCTTATGTATGGAACAAGTCTTTCAAATCAATCTGTAAAAGTGATAAATCTGGTTCCAGATTTTTTTAGTCATATCAGCTATTTCCTGATTGCAAATAACAAGGAGATGAGAATGTTATTTCTACATCTTCTGATGCGGTTTTTTAAGAAAAACAGTCATAATTATGACTTAGTTCTATCTGCATACAATGCAATGGATCTTGGGAAGATAGGTATTCAATACATACATATGACCAAGGTTCTTGAAGGTACATCATTTTATAGAAAAATATCTACTTTTTCTGAAGAGCAAATCCCAAAAAATATCTCTATTGCCAATTCTTATCACATTGCGAATCGTGCTAAAGAAATATATGGTGTCGATGCCAAAGTGGTGTTTCCTCCTGTTGTGATGAATATTCAAAATATACCGTGGAGTGAGAAGGAAAATGCATTTATTTGCAGCGGTAGGATAGTTAAAGCTAAGGAACCTCATAGAGTTATTAAAATCCTCAAATTGGTTCGAGAGCAAGGTTTTGATGTGAAGCTACACATTACAGGTGGCGGTGGTGGTGTCTACGGTTGGCAATACAATAATTTAATAAAAAAGTTAGTTGAAGAAAATTCATCATGGATAACTTTACATAAAGGTCTTCCATATGAGGAATATACACAACTTCTAGCTAAATGTAAGTATGGTATTCACTATAAGAAAGAGCCGTTTGGAATCTCTATTGCAGAAATGGTTAAAGCTGGTGCCATTCCCTTTGTAAGAAGTCAAGGTGGACAAGTTGAAATCGTGGGTCAGCACAATGATGAGTTATTTTTTAATAATGAACAAGAAGCTGTGGATAAAATTATTAATGTTTTAAGTAATCCTCTTAAACAAAATCAGCTAGTTGCATCTTTGACTACACAAATAAATCTATTTTCTACACACAAATTTATGTCAGAAATTAGTGAAGTTGTTAGTTCTTATTTTGAGGGTAATGTTGTAGTACCAACTACTTTAGCTATTTGA
- a CDS encoding Npun_R2821/Npun_R2822 family protein — MNRGIYIIANDKVIDHAIALLNSIRLHDTETPIIMIPYDENYHRIADILNTYYGVQTYEDLDFIDRLSHKLHETFGGKFFARPNQFRKQACWFGPFDEFLYIDTDIVVFEKIVDNLNYLNKYDFICCDYQHSGGIKNVFSPKVLEDKVFTNTEVKDIFNGGFWGSKKSLISEQDLYEIFSECAAHPEYFDFSEKTSDQPIINYMLLKRIKSRFNIVRREGKAPGNWAGTPHFQSQGDILFDSKINQPLQYLHWAGIRIQPGCPYWEIWEHYRRLNPSLPPSTIPTPETKNQWQHMVENLKSQLRQLKTK; from the coding sequence ATGAATCGGGGAATTTATATTATTGCTAATGACAAAGTGATCGATCATGCGATCGCTTTACTCAATAGTATTCGATTGCATGATACAGAAACACCAATCATCATGATTCCGTATGATGAAAACTATCATCGCATCGCAGATATACTCAACACATATTACGGAGTCCAAACCTATGAAGATTTAGACTTTATTGACCGTCTTTCTCATAAATTACACGAAACCTTTGGTGGTAAGTTTTTTGCCCGTCCTAATCAATTTCGCAAACAAGCTTGTTGGTTTGGCCCATTTGATGAGTTTCTTTACATCGATACTGATATTGTAGTCTTTGAAAAAATAGTTGATAATCTTAACTACTTAAATAAGTATGATTTCATCTGCTGTGATTATCAACATTCTGGTGGGATAAAAAATGTCTTTAGCCCCAAAGTTTTAGAAGATAAAGTATTTACTAATACAGAAGTTAAAGACATTTTTAATGGGGGTTTTTGGGGGTCAAAGAAAAGCCTCATCTCAGAACAAGATTTATATGAAATCTTTAGCGAATGTGCAGCCCATCCAGAATATTTTGATTTTTCTGAAAAGACTTCCGACCAACCAATTATTAATTATATGCTGTTGAAGCGGATTAAGAGCCGTTTTAACATCGTTCGTAGAGAGGGTAAAGCACCGGGAAATTGGGCGGGTACTCCTCATTTTCAATCCCAAGGCGATATACTATTTGATTCTAAAATCAATCAACCTCTGCAATATCTCCACTGGGCAGGTATTCGTATTCAACCGGGTTGTCCCTATTGGGAAATCTGGGAACATTACCGCCGTCTTAATCCATCACTACCACCGAGTACTATACCGACACCTGAAACTAAAAATCAGTGGCAGCATATGGTAGAAAATCTGAAAAGTCAATTGCGACAACTGAAAACTAAATAA